In the genome of Desulfovibrio desulfuricans, one region contains:
- a CDS encoding cation:proton antiporter, whose product MEVPLLYEIVIIFLLSIFVTIVCNKIKLPATVGFLLTGVLCGPSLLGIVKDMQAIDHIAELGVAMLLFTIGMELSGEALNRLKRPVFLGGSLQIGLTVLAVAGIAMLLRDATYQKGLFWGCLVALSSSAIVLRILQERGATSTPTGRLSLAILVFQDIMVAPMLLCVPLLAGTLELSLQGAVFSTLRVVVVLGGVLLFARFGLDRLMEAVVRTRTREILLLSTLGLCLGMAMLTNHLGLSLSLGAFLAGLMLARSQYSMSVISGILPYRDVFMSLFFISVGMMLNLEFFLQHFVAIIVLTALFIVVKSLLTLPSVLVQGYPLRAAIITSLSLAQVGEFAFVLAASGLSAKLFDMNAYQTFLDVSVLTMMLTPGLMAVAPRVADMIAGKRNEHKLAAAENQEGACAMDDHLIIVGFGISGKHLAHVARESGLCYTILEMNPETVTRYRHKEPISHGDASQPIVLEHLGVTKARVLAIVISDPSAVRAIVIEARRFNPHLHIIARTRFVSEVAPLRGLGADEVIAEEFETSIEVFSRVLTRYLVPRQDIDSFAARIRQENYRMIRRMSASVNQLDAMVSRLPDMGVQSMRLAASSPLCGISLAQSQMRRKYGVTVIAILRKGATQASPEPNDLFEADDVVYLFGKTDKLLAIAPLFSGPLRESGKDTSPPPRAA is encoded by the coding sequence ATGGAAGTTCCTTTACTCTATGAAATAGTCATTATTTTTCTTCTCTCGATCTTTGTCACCATCGTCTGCAACAAAATCAAACTGCCTGCAACTGTGGGCTTTTTGCTTACAGGCGTTTTGTGCGGCCCGTCCCTGCTCGGTATCGTCAAGGACATGCAGGCCATTGACCACATTGCTGAACTCGGCGTTGCCATGCTGCTGTTCACCATCGGCATGGAACTGTCGGGCGAGGCCCTTAACCGGCTGAAGAGGCCGGTGTTTCTTGGCGGCAGCCTGCAGATCGGCCTGACGGTTCTTGCCGTGGCGGGCATTGCCATGCTGCTGCGCGACGCCACGTACCAAAAAGGCCTTTTCTGGGGATGTCTTGTGGCGCTTTCGTCCTCGGCCATCGTGCTGCGCATATTGCAGGAGCGCGGGGCCACCAGCACGCCCACAGGCCGTCTTTCGCTTGCCATCCTTGTTTTTCAGGACATCATGGTTGCGCCCATGCTGTTGTGCGTGCCCCTGCTGGCGGGTACGCTTGAGCTTTCGCTGCAGGGAGCGGTTTTTTCCACCCTGCGGGTAGTGGTGGTGCTGGGCGGCGTGCTGCTGTTCGCCCGCTTTGGCCTCGACAGGCTCATGGAAGCCGTGGTGCGCACCCGCACCAGAGAAATTTTGCTGCTCTCGACCCTTGGCCTGTGCCTTGGCATGGCCATGCTCACCAACCACTTGGGGCTCTCGCTCTCGCTTGGGGCCTTTTTGGCAGGCTTGATGCTTGCCCGCTCGCAGTACAGCATGAGCGTCATTTCGGGTATTTTGCCCTACCGCGACGTTTTCATGAGCCTGTTTTTCATATCTGTGGGCATGATGCTGAACCTCGAGTTTTTTTTACAGCATTTTGTGGCCATCATTGTACTGACGGCGCTGTTCATCGTCGTAAAATCCCTGCTGACCCTGCCCTCGGTACTGGTGCAGGGCTACCCCCTGCGGGCGGCCATCATCACCTCGCTCTCTCTCGCGCAGGTGGGCGAATTTGCCTTTGTTCTGGCGGCGTCGGGCCTGAGCGCCAAGCTTTTTGACATGAACGCCTACCAGACCTTCCTTGACGTGAGCGTGCTCACCATGATGCTCACCCCTGGCCTTATGGCCGTTGCCCCCCGCGTTGCCGACATGATCGCTGGCAAGCGCAACGAGCATAAACTTGCCGCGGCAGAAAACCAGGAAGGCGCCTGCGCCATGGATGACCACCTGATCATTGTTGGCTTTGGCATCAGCGGCAAACACCTGGCCCATGTGGCCCGCGAGTCGGGCCTTTGCTACACCATCCTCGAAATGAACCCCGAGACCGTGACCCGGTACCGGCACAAGGAGCCCATCTCGCACGGCGACGCCTCGCAGCCCATCGTGCTTGAACATCTGGGCGTCACCAAGGCCCGCGTTCTTGCCATCGTCATTTCCGACCCTTCAGCCGTACGCGCCATTGTTATCGAGGCCCGCCGCTTTAACCCCCACCTGCACATCATTGCCCGCACGCGCTTTGTGAGCGAGGTTGCCCCCCTGCGCGGCCTGGGCGCGGACGAAGTTATCGCCGAAGAATTTGAAACATCCATCGAGGTCTTCAGCCGCGTGCTCACGCGGTATCTGGTGCCCCGACAGGACATCGATTCTTTCGCCGCCCGCATCCGGCAAGAGAATTACCGCATGATCCGCCGCATGAGCGCCTCGGTAAACCAGCTCGACGCCATGGTCAGCCGCCTGCCCGACATGGGCGTGCAGAGCATGCGGCTTGCGGCATCCTCGCCCCTGTGCGGCATCAGCCTTGCCCAAAGCCAGATGCGCCGCAAATATGGCGTGACGGTCATTGCCATTTTGCGCAAAGGAGCGACCCAGGCCTCGCCTGAACCCAATGATCTGTTTGAAGCTGACGACGTTGTTTATCTGTTTGGCAAGACAGACAAACTGCTTGCAATTGCGCCGCTTTTTTCCGGCCCGCTGCGCGAATCGGGCAAGGACACCAGCCCGCCGCCCAGGGCGGCATAG
- a CDS encoding Fe-only nitrogenase accessory AnfO family protein produces MKCDCIAVLENTDNSITNMENCTRLSVWLRDWSVGKGWHAAESVPFSLEGCDTLAKMRDKLRQLASLLPADSAIAGASISGVAYNELSRMGFCLCELDAFTPDILDALASEILASAQGEAEVPTAPTPTDAPGVYSINLMEVQAAHPDITSKKALRPFLASTPFVELKIICGHMPPWLEEHLRQHRLTCSIARQEDGTVHASISHALCGETPSSGLQEHRS; encoded by the coding sequence ATGAAATGCGACTGCATTGCAGTGCTGGAAAATACTGATAATTCAATCACCAACATGGAAAACTGCACGCGCCTTTCTGTCTGGCTGCGCGACTGGAGCGTCGGCAAGGGCTGGCATGCCGCCGAATCCGTGCCTTTTTCGCTTGAAGGGTGCGACACGCTTGCCAAGATGCGCGACAAACTGCGGCAACTGGCCAGCCTGCTGCCTGCAGATTCCGCCATTGCCGGGGCCAGCATCTCAGGCGTGGCATATAACGAACTCAGCCGCATGGGCTTTTGCCTGTGCGAGCTTGATGCCTTTACGCCCGATATTCTCGACGCCCTTGCAAGCGAAATACTCGCTTCCGCCCAGGGCGAGGCGGAGGTTCCCACCGCGCCCACGCCCACAGATGCGCCCGGCGTGTACAGCATCAATCTCATGGAAGTTCAGGCCGCGCACCCCGACATCACGTCAAAAAAAGCTCTGCGCCCCTTTTTGGCCTCCACGCCCTTTGTGGAACTTAAAATCATCTGCGGGCACATGCCGCCGTGGCTTGAGGAACACCTGCGCCAGCACCGCCTGACCTGCTCCATTGCCCGACAGGAAGACGGAACCGTTCACGCCAGCATTTCGCACGCCCTCTGCGGCGAGACCCCGTCCAGCGGGCTTCAGGAGCACAGATCATGA
- a CDS encoding homocitrate synthase, with the protein MPEIIIVDTTLRDGEQAPGFAFAPALKIRLASMLDEAGVDQIEAGVPAMGENEKATIRSIREACATARISTWNRLRESDVRHSFDCSPHIIHLCCPVSDRQIKDKLKTTRAEVLASLAKCVALAASRGAEVTVGFEDASHASPDQLREAARAARQCGVVRVRLSDTVGCYTPDKVWRAVRMLRETGVDVEIHAHNDFGMAVANSLMAVNAGARYVNTTLWGIGERAGNCGLATFTAAAGRLGNTSCAVDARKALELERLAATLLPQKSMNGWGKHLGYGYGTRPFGL; encoded by the coding sequence ATGCCTGAGATCATTATTGTCGACACTACCCTGCGCGACGGCGAGCAGGCTCCGGGCTTCGCCTTTGCCCCCGCCCTCAAGATACGCCTGGCGTCCATGCTGGACGAGGCGGGCGTGGACCAGATTGAGGCGGGCGTTCCCGCCATGGGCGAAAACGAAAAAGCTACCATCCGTTCCATCCGCGAGGCCTGCGCCACGGCCCGCATCTCTACCTGGAACCGCCTGCGCGAGAGCGACGTGCGCCACTCCTTTGACTGCTCGCCCCACATCATCCACCTGTGCTGTCCCGTCTCTGACCGACAGATCAAGGACAAACTCAAAACCACCCGCGCCGAAGTGCTGGCCTCGCTGGCCAAATGCGTCGCTCTGGCCGCAAGCCGTGGGGCGGAAGTGACCGTGGGCTTTGAAGACGCCTCGCACGCCTCGCCAGACCAGCTGCGCGAAGCGGCGCGGGCCGCGCGGCAATGCGGGGTTGTGCGCGTGCGCCTCAGCGATACCGTGGGCTGCTACACGCCCGACAAGGTCTGGCGGGCCGTGCGCATGCTGCGCGAAACTGGCGTGGATGTGGAAATTCACGCGCACAACGACTTTGGCATGGCCGTTGCCAACTCCCTCATGGCCGTCAATGCCGGGGCGCGCTACGTCAACACCACATTGTGGGGCATTGGCGAGCGGGCGGGCAACTGCGGTCTGGCCACCTTTACGGCGGCTGCGGGGCGGCTGGGCAATACGTCCTGCGCGGTAGACGCCCGCAAGGCCCTGGAACTGGAGCGCCTTGCGGCCACGCTGCTGCCGCAAAAATCCATGAACGGCTGGGGCAAGCATCTGGGGTACGGGTATGGCACCCGCCCCTTTGGCTTATAG
- a CDS encoding homocitrate synthase/isopropylmalate synthase family protein, protein MPQLVDRTLCLLYRVLPAAHSQEQRQTADAFALWAGEWIDLMRHMGFVVEIPPDLQFAAASAKARRTGKRPAPYGPWARLSGCCDALYTFETDLWPRFAAIRDTVEFCPGDHSGCATALAVMWLLKGGPRVAGCIGGSALHGPDAGPALEEVALSLHAQGLDTGLTNLKKLPRATALLTRAGFDISRHKAVLGTDVFAVESGIHVDGIAKKPLLYEPYPPATVGLERHIVVGKHSGRVSVRLKARQMGLTLPREAEEHILEKVQQLAESQQCSLSDAQFLDLCHTCHPPESLSSARTDCCGLSGATASAEVGHA, encoded by the coding sequence ATGCCTCAACTGGTGGACAGAACGCTCTGCCTGCTGTACCGGGTGCTGCCAGCCGCGCACTCGCAGGAGCAAAGGCAGACCGCTGACGCATTTGCGCTCTGGGCCGGGGAATGGATCGACCTCATGCGCCACATGGGTTTTGTGGTCGAAATTCCCCCTGACCTGCAGTTTGCCGCAGCCAGCGCCAAGGCCCGTCGTACGGGCAAACGCCCGGCCCCTTACGGCCCCTGGGCGAGGCTGAGCGGCTGCTGCGATGCGCTCTATACCTTTGAAACAGACCTGTGGCCGCGCTTTGCCGCCATCAGGGATACCGTGGAATTTTGCCCCGGCGATCATTCGGGCTGCGCCACGGCCCTGGCGGTGATGTGGCTGCTCAAGGGCGGCCCACGCGTGGCGGGATGCATTGGCGGCTCGGCCCTGCACGGCCCCGACGCCGGCCCTGCGCTGGAAGAAGTGGCCCTGAGCCTGCACGCCCAGGGGCTCGACACCGGCCTGACAAACCTTAAAAAGCTGCCCCGCGCCACGGCCCTGCTGACCCGGGCGGGCTTTGACATATCCCGCCACAAGGCAGTGCTGGGCACGGATGTTTTTGCGGTCGAATCCGGCATTCATGTGGACGGCATCGCCAAAAAACCCTTGCTCTACGAGCCGTATCCGCCAGCCACCGTCGGTCTTGAGCGCCACATTGTGGTGGGCAAGCATTCCGGTCGTGTTTCCGTGCGTCTCAAGGCCCGCCAGATGGGTTTAACCTTGCCGCGCGAGGCGGAAGAACATATACTCGAAAAAGTTCAGCAGCTGGCCGAGAGCCAGCAGTGCAGCCTGAGCGACGCCCAGTTTCTCGACCTGTGTCACACATGCCATCCCCCCGAATCCTTGTCTTCTGCCCGAACGGACTGTTGCGGTCTTTCGGGTGCAACGGCTTCTGCGGAGGTGGGCCATGCCTGA
- the nifB gene encoding nitrogenase cofactor biosynthesis protein NifB gives MSANLVNLNTNPCKMCMPMGSVSAFYGISKSMSILHGSQGCSTYIRRHMATHYNEPVDIASSSLTEEGTVFGGTKNLLKGLENLIKLYNPEVIGVSTTCLAETIGEDVPAIIKQFKDEHPEVTATIIPVSSPGYGGSQYEGFFRALHAIVRHVPMDSAPNNLVNIITGHLSAADTRALKALLDACGLDYVLLPDLSQNLDGGHEDNYNRLPQYGTTLARIGRMAGARITLELSPFCPEEYSPGAYLRDTWGVPLLRMNLPVGLRDTDAFVATLEALGGSIPAAVREERARYLDAMIDAHKYNAQCRVAVFGEPDMVLALVRATSENGAVPVVAATGSRCAAFEKTLAPDMAQATETQFSGDFDILNFADFAGIENALLARKANLMLGNSDGRRIEESHHVPLLRYGFPIHDRVGGQRTRLLFYDGSLCLMEATANAMLQHTESSFREELLNKYFKDEASMQAEASHIEVAEPASGQASASAAPVAASALNELVAPSTAIIAERTKSHPCFSCGACSTSARLHLPIAPKCNLSCNYCLRKYDCANESRPGVTTAVLTPAQAFDRFMSVKRDMPNLTVVGIAGPGDSLANPHETFRTLEMIRREDPNITFCMSTNGLALPEYVEDMKRVGVSHATVTINAVDPAIGAQIYKFAMYRGKRYTGETAAALLLANQMAGLRALTQVGIVSKVNTVLLKGINDGHIPQVVETARELGAVMTNIMQLIPVKGSVFQNMPLVSNKELMDMRRSCEPTLKQMYHCKQCRADAVGLLADDRSIDYRPPVAEKAPVVEEAKHAVARKIRIAVASKTGMTVDQHFGQAEQFYIYESDGDAASYVETRSVSRYCNGMDDCGEKAGRMAGILAAVDDCKGVLALRIGESPLKKLETRGIRVFTLYENVDKAVNDAARALCG, from the coding sequence ATGAGCGCCAATCTTGTCAACCTGAATACAAATCCCTGCAAGATGTGCATGCCCATGGGTTCGGTAAGCGCCTTCTACGGCATCAGCAAGAGCATGAGCATTCTGCACGGTTCGCAGGGGTGCAGCACCTATATTCGGCGGCACATGGCAACCCACTACAATGAGCCGGTAGATATCGCCTCTTCTTCACTTACGGAAGAGGGAACAGTTTTCGGCGGTACAAAAAATCTGCTCAAGGGGCTTGAAAACCTCATCAAGCTGTACAACCCCGAGGTGATCGGCGTATCCACCACCTGCCTGGCCGAGACCATCGGCGAGGACGTGCCCGCCATTATCAAGCAGTTCAAGGACGAACACCCCGAGGTGACGGCCACCATCATCCCTGTGTCGTCGCCCGGCTACGGCGGCTCGCAGTACGAGGGCTTTTTCCGCGCGTTGCACGCCATTGTGCGTCACGTCCCCATGGATTCCGCGCCAAACAACCTGGTTAACATCATCACCGGGCACCTCTCGGCGGCGGACACAAGGGCGCTCAAAGCGCTGCTGGACGCCTGCGGCCTTGACTACGTGCTGCTGCCCGACCTTTCGCAAAACCTTGATGGCGGACACGAAGACAACTACAACCGACTGCCCCAGTACGGCACGACGCTTGCGCGTATTGGCCGCATGGCCGGGGCGCGGATCACGCTTGAGCTTTCGCCCTTCTGCCCCGAGGAATATTCGCCCGGCGCGTATCTGCGCGATACCTGGGGCGTGCCGCTCCTGCGCATGAACCTGCCCGTGGGCCTGCGCGATACCGACGCCTTTGTGGCCACGCTCGAAGCGCTTGGCGGATCCATCCCCGCCGCTGTGCGCGAAGAGCGCGCCCGGTACCTTGACGCCATGATCGATGCGCACAAATACAACGCGCAGTGCCGCGTTGCCGTATTTGGCGAACCGGACATGGTGCTGGCCCTTGTGCGCGCCACGAGCGAAAACGGCGCTGTGCCCGTGGTGGCAGCCACTGGCAGCCGTTGCGCCGCGTTTGAAAAGACGCTTGCGCCCGACATGGCCCAGGCCACGGAAACGCAGTTCAGCGGCGACTTTGACATTCTCAATTTTGCGGACTTTGCCGGCATTGAAAACGCGCTGCTGGCCCGCAAGGCCAACCTCATGCTGGGCAATTCCGACGGCCGCCGCATCGAGGAGAGCCACCATGTCCCGTTGCTGCGGTACGGCTTTCCCATTCACGACAGGGTCGGCGGGCAACGCACGCGCCTGTTGTTCTATGACGGCTCGCTCTGCCTGATGGAAGCAACGGCCAACGCCATGCTGCAACACACCGAGAGCAGCTTTCGCGAGGAGCTTCTTAACAAATACTTCAAGGATGAAGCCTCCATGCAGGCTGAAGCCTCCCACATTGAAGTTGCCGAACCAGCCAGCGGGCAGGCAAGCGCCTCAGCTGCGCCCGTTGCCGCCTCCGCGCTCAACGAGCTGGTGGCCCCCAGCACTGCCATCATTGCGGAGCGCACCAAGTCCCACCCCTGTTTCAGCTGCGGGGCCTGCTCCACCTCGGCGCGGCTGCACCTGCCCATAGCGCCCAAGTGCAACCTGAGCTGCAACTACTGTCTGCGCAAGTACGACTGCGCCAACGAGAGCCGCCCCGGCGTCACCACAGCCGTGCTCACCCCGGCCCAGGCCTTTGACCGCTTTATGTCGGTCAAGCGCGACATGCCCAACCTCACGGTTGTGGGCATCGCTGGCCCCGGCGATTCACTGGCCAACCCGCATGAGACCTTTCGCACGCTGGAGATGATCCGCAGGGAAGACCCCAATATCACTTTCTGCATGTCCACCAACGGTCTGGCCCTGCCGGAATACGTGGAGGACATGAAGCGCGTCGGCGTGAGCCACGCCACCGTGACCATCAACGCCGTCGATCCCGCCATTGGCGCGCAGATCTACAAGTTTGCCATGTACCGCGGCAAGCGCTACACGGGCGAAACCGCCGCGGCCCTGCTGCTGGCCAACCAGATGGCGGGCCTGCGGGCCCTCACCCAGGTGGGCATTGTGAGCAAGGTCAACACTGTGCTGCTCAAGGGCATCAACGACGGGCACATCCCGCAGGTGGTTGAAACAGCGCGCGAACTTGGCGCGGTAATGACCAACATCATGCAGCTCATCCCGGTCAAGGGCAGCGTTTTTCAAAACATGCCCCTTGTGAGCAACAAGGAGCTCATGGACATGCGCCGCAGCTGCGAGCCAACGCTCAAGCAGATGTACCACTGCAAGCAGTGCCGCGCCGATGCCGTGGGCCTGCTGGCCGACGACAGGTCCATCGACTACCGCCCGCCCGTGGCCGAAAAGGCCCCCGTGGTGGAAGAAGCCAAGCACGCCGTGGCCCGCAAGATACGCATCGCCGTTGCCTCCAAGACCGGCATGACCGTTGACCAGCACTTTGGCCAGGCCGAACAGTTCTACATCTACGAAAGCGACGGCGACGCCGCCAGCTACGTCGAAACGCGCAGCGTCTCCCGTTACTGCAACGGCATGGACGATTGCGGTGAAAAGGCGGGGCGCATGGCGGGCATTCTGGCCGCCGTGGACGACTGCAAGGGCGTGCTTGCCCTGCGCATTGGCGAAAGCCCGCTCAAAAAGCTTGAGACCAGGGGTATACGCGTGTTCACCCTCTACGAAAATGTGGACAAGGCCGTGAATGACGCCGCCAGGGCGCTCTGCGGATAA
- the nifE gene encoding nitrogenase iron-molybdenum cofactor biosynthesis protein NifE produces the protein MAMEILEERRTSIKEKGNKGGGCCSGDGLRCDTASVAGSVSQRACVYCGARVVLNPITDAFHIVHGPIGCASYTWDIRGSLTSGSELFRNSFSTDLQEKDIIFGGAEKLTRAIDEAVANYAPRLIFVYATCIVGVIGDDVEAVCRNAEKMHGIRVIAVKAPGFSGTKSTGYRMACNALVQLMEPHKDQPKIKGVNILGDYNLAGEMWIIRNYLREMGIPIVATLTGDAAYETLIKAPAAQLNIVQCAGSMMYLARRMEDEMGVPWMRASFFGVEDTSTALRQVAERLNDDYARRQAEALIAERGARAEAFLEQYKPHFVGKKAAIFVGGGFKAISLIRQFNEMGIETVVVGTQTGKPEDYEIISSLVNPGTVILDDANPAELETFMKQKGADILVGGVKERPLAYKLGIAFCDHNHERKHALGGFEGVENFTREVNLSINSPVWQFTRSNASFAGAAQAQANLVHQALAARAAHF, from the coding sequence ATGGCTATGGAAATACTTGAAGAACGCCGCACGTCCATCAAGGAAAAGGGAAACAAGGGCGGGGGCTGCTGCAGCGGCGACGGCCTGCGTTGCGATACGGCCAGCGTGGCCGGTTCCGTGAGCCAGCGGGCCTGCGTGTACTGTGGTGCGCGCGTGGTGTTAAACCCCATTACCGACGCGTTTCATATTGTTCACGGCCCCATCGGCTGCGCCAGCTACACCTGGGATATTCGCGGCAGCCTCACAAGCGGGTCGGAACTCTTCCGCAACAGTTTTTCCACCGACCTGCAGGAAAAAGACATCATCTTTGGCGGCGCCGAAAAGCTCACCCGCGCCATTGACGAGGCTGTGGCCAACTACGCGCCCAGACTCATCTTTGTCTACGCCACCTGCATTGTGGGCGTCATCGGCGACGATGTGGAGGCCGTGTGCCGCAATGCCGAAAAAATGCACGGCATACGAGTTATCGCGGTCAAGGCTCCGGGTTTTTCGGGCACCAAGTCCACGGGCTACCGCATGGCCTGCAACGCCCTCGTGCAGCTTATGGAGCCGCACAAGGACCAGCCCAAGATCAAGGGCGTCAACATCCTTGGCGACTACAACCTCGCGGGCGAAATGTGGATCATCCGCAACTACCTGCGTGAAATGGGCATTCCCATTGTGGCCACGCTCACCGGCGACGCCGCGTACGAGACGCTCATCAAGGCCCCGGCTGCCCAGCTCAACATTGTGCAGTGCGCAGGCTCCATGATGTATCTGGCCCGCCGCATGGAAGACGAAATGGGCGTGCCCTGGATGCGCGCCAGCTTCTTTGGGGTGGAGGACACCTCCACAGCCCTGCGTCAGGTGGCCGAACGCCTCAACGACGACTACGCCAGGCGTCAGGCCGAGGCCCTTATTGCCGAGCGCGGCGCCAGAGCCGAGGCTTTTCTTGAACAGTACAAGCCGCACTTTGTGGGCAAAAAGGCCGCCATCTTTGTGGGCGGCGGCTTCAAGGCCATATCGCTCATCCGCCAGTTCAACGAGATGGGCATCGAAACCGTGGTGGTCGGAACCCAGACCGGCAAGCCTGAAGATTATGAAATCATTTCAAGCCTGGTGAACCCCGGCACCGTCATACTGGACGACGCCAACCCGGCGGAGCTTGAAACATTCATGAAGCAGAAAGGCGCGGATATTCTGGTTGGCGGCGTCAAGGAACGCCCCCTGGCCTACAAGCTCGGCATTGCCTTTTGCGACCACAACCACGAACGCAAGCATGCCCTGGGCGGTTTTGAAGGCGTGGAAAACTTCACCCGCGAGGTGAACCTTTCGATCAACAGCCCTGTGTGGCAATTCACGCGCAGCAACGCCTCATTTGCCGGGGCGGCGCAGGCGCAGGCCAATCTGGTGCACCAGGCACTGGCCGCAAGAGCAGCACATTTCTAG